From the genome of Haemophilus parainfluenzae, one region includes:
- the lolA gene encoding outer membrane lipoprotein chaperone LolA — translation MKKTLLKMTALTVLLSASSFAFADAADELQNRLNQVTVLSADFSQTVTSVGGKNVQQGSGKLQIKRPNLFRMDTKSPQETQIIADGKTLWYYDPFVQQVTAQWVKDAVNNTPFVLLTSNDKSHWNQYSVTQNADTFVLKPKAKNSNIKQFDIRVDANGVLKNFSTTEKDGQTNLYVLRNITNQTLADSLFQFSVPKGVELDDQRKGKK, via the coding sequence ATGAAAAAAACATTATTAAAAATGACCGCACTTACTGTACTGTTGAGTGCGAGTAGTTTTGCTTTTGCCGATGCGGCAGATGAGTTGCAGAATCGCTTAAATCAAGTGACAGTATTGAGTGCTGATTTCTCTCAAACCGTGACTTCTGTTGGTGGTAAAAACGTTCAACAAGGAAGTGGAAAACTTCAAATTAAACGCCCAAATCTTTTCCGTATGGATACCAAATCACCGCAAGAAACACAAATTATTGCAGATGGTAAAACCCTTTGGTATTACGATCCATTCGTGCAACAAGTTACCGCTCAATGGGTGAAGGATGCAGTCAATAATACACCTTTTGTACTTTTAACCAGTAACGATAAAAGCCACTGGAATCAATATTCAGTGACACAGAATGCGGATACCTTTGTGTTAAAACCAAAGGCGAAAAATAGCAATATTAAACAATTTGATATTCGTGTTGATGCAAATGGTGTGTTAAAAAATTTCAGCACTACAGAAAAAGATGGTCAAACCAATCTTTATGTATTGCGCAACATTACAAACCAAACCTTAGCTGATAGCTTATTCCAATTTAGCGTACCGAAAGGTGTTGAATTGGATGACCA
- a CDS encoding DNA translocase FtsK encodes MIKRITKRFTPKQYLAELLLGLTALLGLYLIVAWSSYTPLDNSWSTASFQTETINKAGAFGAWLIDAFFVFLGYVGHLIPFVIFIVPIYLLKTKAVHSLSATRIALRSFGFIALIVGLTMMATLLLSNTNYYLAGGVFGGSLVVNLYPTLGKFGCILVGFICAVVGFIFCSGASLIRLIVKFYHWLTMKNQPAEEEQTEHTSVDDLEQIVIETPQQLAFSDSQLESEPAEDKKEEVSENTFVKPEQLINISGLSSPSASEPADVEKLEDKFKGFTVESDNLPNVSISAVSSVELPTKEDFSATWKNPQVNHQSVDESDDIFEENVMPKVSLKTPENTTALYPTYDEPLESENDGLEDELARQFAAQEQARLHEMEVRAKASNAEDALKVILNEPTASPVKEREIHIENATETTYKPYSDTLIHPAFQQPTNKREKPTTPLPSLDLLEHRPTQAQDITREEILDTSARIEQQLKNFNVKATVQDVLVGPVVTRYELELQPGVKASKVTSIDTDLARALMFRAIRVAEVIPGKPYIGIETPNAHRQIVPLRDVLDSNEFRSSTSLLSMALGKDISGKPVVVDLAKMPHLLVAGSTGSGKSVGVNTMILSLLFRVTPDQVKFIMIDPKVVELSIYNDIPHLLTPVVTDMKKAANALRWCVEEMERRYQLLSALRVRNIEGYNEKIEEYEKLNMPIPNPIWKPGDTMDKMPPPLEKLSYIVVIVDEFADLMMVAGKQIEELIARLAQKARAIGIHLILATQRPSVDVITGLIKANIPSRIAFTVASKIDSRTILDQGGAEALLGRGDMLYSGQGSSDLVRVHGAFMSDDEVARVADDWRARGKPNYIDGILDGADDEDSGEKSTASSGDLDALFDDVVEFVLSTGNTSTSYVQRKFSVGFNRAARIMDQLEEQGILGPMKNGKREILARRSEY; translated from the coding sequence ATGATTAAGCGAATTACAAAACGATTTACACCGAAACAATATTTAGCAGAATTGTTACTCGGATTGACCGCACTTTTAGGTTTATATTTAATCGTGGCATGGTCAAGCTATACGCCATTAGATAACTCTTGGTCTACAGCAAGTTTTCAAACTGAAACTATCAATAAAGCCGGTGCTTTTGGCGCTTGGTTGATTGATGCGTTTTTTGTTTTTCTCGGCTATGTTGGTCACCTCATTCCATTTGTCATTTTTATCGTACCGATTTATTTACTGAAAACCAAAGCGGTTCATTCTCTCTCGGCAACTCGCATTGCATTACGTTCCTTTGGTTTTATTGCTCTCATCGTTGGTTTAACTATGATGGCCACATTGTTGCTTTCAAATACGAACTACTATTTAGCTGGTGGTGTATTTGGAGGCAGTTTAGTAGTGAACTTATATCCTACACTCGGCAAGTTTGGCTGTATTTTAGTCGGCTTTATCTGTGCGGTAGTGGGCTTTATTTTCTGTTCTGGTGCATCATTAATTCGTTTAATTGTGAAATTCTACCATTGGCTAACCATGAAAAATCAGCCGGCAGAAGAAGAGCAAACAGAGCATACTTCTGTAGATGATCTTGAACAAATTGTGATTGAAACACCTCAACAACTCGCTTTCTCAGATTCTCAATTGGAAAGCGAACCAGCGGAAGATAAAAAAGAGGAGGTATCTGAGAATACCTTTGTTAAGCCAGAACAACTGATTAATATCAGTGGACTATCCTCACCGAGTGCTTCAGAGCCTGCAGATGTTGAAAAATTAGAAGATAAGTTTAAAGGTTTCACGGTTGAATCAGACAATTTACCGAATGTATCTATTTCTGCGGTTTCTTCTGTTGAATTACCGACAAAAGAAGATTTTTCAGCCACATGGAAAAATCCGCAAGTGAATCATCAAAGTGTGGATGAATCAGATGACATTTTTGAAGAAAATGTGATGCCAAAAGTGTCACTTAAAACACCTGAAAATACAACCGCACTTTATCCAACTTATGATGAACCTTTAGAATCAGAAAATGATGGTTTAGAAGATGAATTGGCACGTCAGTTTGCCGCACAAGAGCAAGCGCGTTTGCACGAAATGGAAGTGCGTGCGAAAGCCTCAAATGCTGAAGATGCATTAAAAGTGATCTTGAATGAGCCAACAGCTTCTCCAGTTAAAGAGCGTGAAATTCATATTGAGAATGCAACTGAAACAACCTATAAGCCGTATTCTGATACGCTTATTCACCCAGCATTCCAACAACCAACGAATAAACGTGAAAAACCAACAACACCATTACCAAGCTTGGATTTACTTGAGCATCGTCCTACACAGGCTCAAGACATTACGCGTGAAGAAATTTTAGACACATCCGCACGTATAGAACAACAATTAAAGAATTTTAATGTCAAAGCTACGGTACAAGATGTGTTAGTTGGCCCTGTGGTGACTCGCTATGAGCTTGAATTACAACCGGGTGTAAAAGCATCGAAAGTAACCAGTATTGATACAGATTTAGCCCGTGCTTTAATGTTCCGCGCGATTCGTGTAGCAGAAGTGATTCCTGGCAAACCTTATATTGGTATTGAAACGCCAAATGCACACCGTCAAATAGTGCCATTGCGTGATGTACTCGATAGCAACGAATTCCGTTCCTCAACATCATTGCTTTCAATGGCTTTGGGTAAAGATATTAGCGGAAAACCTGTAGTGGTTGATTTGGCTAAAATGCCTCACTTGCTTGTGGCGGGTTCGACTGGCTCAGGTAAGTCTGTTGGGGTGAACACCATGATTTTAAGTTTGCTTTTCCGCGTAACACCGGATCAAGTGAAATTTATTATGATTGACCCGAAAGTGGTTGAGCTTTCTATTTATAACGATATTCCACACTTACTTACCCCAGTAGTGACGGATATGAAGAAAGCGGCAAATGCACTGCGTTGGTGCGTAGAAGAAATGGAACGCCGCTATCAATTGTTGTCAGCCTTACGTGTGCGTAACATTGAAGGGTATAACGAAAAAATTGAAGAATATGAAAAACTCAATATGCCAATTCCAAACCCAATTTGGAAGCCTGGCGATACAATGGATAAGATGCCACCTCCATTAGAAAAATTGAGTTATATTGTCGTGATCGTTGATGAGTTTGCAGACTTAATGATGGTTGCGGGTAAACAAATTGAAGAGTTAATTGCGCGCTTAGCACAAAAAGCTCGTGCAATTGGTATTCACCTGATTTTAGCCACACAACGCCCATCAGTAGATGTGATTACAGGTTTGATTAAGGCTAACATTCCAAGCCGTATCGCCTTTACTGTAGCAAGTAAAATTGACTCTAGAACGATTCTGGATCAGGGCGGTGCAGAAGCCTTATTGGGCCGTGGTGATATGTTATATTCAGGTCAAGGTTCTTCGGATCTTGTTCGGGTACATGGTGCCTTTATGAGTGATGATGAGGTGGCCCGTGTAGCAGATGATTGGCGTGCACGTGGTAAACCGAATTATATTGATGGTATTTTAGATGGCGCGGATGATGAAGACTCAGGTGAAAAATCAACTGCAAGTAGTGGCGATCTTGATGCATTATTTGATGACGTCGTTGAGTTTGTCTTAAGCACAGGCAATACATCGACTTCTTATGTTCAACGTAAATTTAGTGTTGGGTTTAACCGAGCGGCTAGAATTATGGATCAGCTTGAAGAACAAGGCATTTTAGGCCCAATGAAAAATGGAAAACGAGAAATTTTAGCTCGACGTTCCGAATATTAA
- the lrp gene encoding leucine-responsive transcriptional regulator Lrp has product MEKKLNKALDSIDIKILNELQRNGKISNIDLSKKVGLSPTPCLERVKRLEKQGVIMGYRALLNPELLDAPLLVIVEITLVRGKPDVFEEFNAAIQALDEILECHLVSGDFDYLLKTRVADMAAYRKLLGTTLLRLPGVNDTRTYVVMEEVKQTNYLVLK; this is encoded by the coding sequence ATGGAAAAGAAATTAAATAAAGCGTTGGATAGCATTGATATCAAAATCTTAAATGAATTACAACGCAACGGTAAAATCTCTAATATCGATTTATCAAAGAAAGTGGGGTTATCGCCAACACCTTGTTTAGAAAGGGTAAAACGCTTAGAAAAACAAGGTGTGATTATGGGTTATCGGGCACTTTTAAATCCTGAATTACTGGATGCGCCTTTATTGGTTATTGTTGAAATCACGCTTGTGCGTGGTAAACCTGATGTTTTCGAAGAGTTTAATGCTGCGATTCAAGCGCTTGATGAAATTCTCGAATGTCATTTGGTATCAGGTGATTTCGATTATTTACTCAAAACACGTGTAGCAGATATGGCGGCATATCGAAAATTATTGGGTACCACCTTATTGCGCTTACCCGGTGTGAATGACACTCGAACTTATGTCGTCATGGAAGAAGTGAAACAAACTAATTATCTCGTACTAAAATAA
- the radA gene encoding DNA repair protein RadA, giving the protein MAKAPKTAYVCNDCGAEFSRWQGQCSACKAWNTISEVRLISASNSTKNDRFSGYAGETRAKIQTLSEISLQETPRFTSGFKELDRVLGGGIVPGSAILIGGHPGAGKSTLLLQVMCGLAKNMTALYVTGEESLQQVAMRANRLNLPTDKLNMLSETSVEQICNLADQLKPQIIVVDSIQVMHLSDIQSSPGSVAQVRECASFLTRYAKTRQVAIIMVGHVTKDGTLAGPKVLEHAIDCSLLLEGEADSRFRTLRSHKNRFGAVNELGVFGMTEQGLREVKNPSAIFLSRGDEQTPGSSVMVLWEGTRPLLVEIQALVDHSMLANPRRVAVGLEQNRLALLLAVLHRHGGLQMSDQDVFVNVVGGVKVGETGADLALLLALISSFRNRPLPQDLVVFGEVGLAGEIRPVTSGQERISEAAKHGFKRAIVPFANKPKSAVENMEVFTVKKLADALAILDNF; this is encoded by the coding sequence ATGGCAAAAGCTCCTAAAACTGCTTATGTATGTAATGATTGTGGCGCGGAATTTTCGCGCTGGCAAGGGCAGTGTTCTGCCTGTAAGGCGTGGAATACGATTAGTGAAGTGCGGTTAATTTCAGCCTCAAATTCCACAAAAAATGATCGTTTTAGCGGGTATGCAGGAGAAACTCGCGCAAAAATACAAACGCTTTCTGAAATTAGTTTGCAAGAGACACCGCGTTTCACCAGTGGATTTAAAGAATTAGATCGCGTGTTAGGTGGCGGGATCGTACCGGGAAGTGCCATTTTAATTGGTGGACATCCTGGTGCGGGGAAAAGTACCTTGTTACTTCAAGTCATGTGCGGATTAGCAAAAAATATGACCGCACTTTATGTGACGGGGGAAGAGTCACTTCAACAAGTGGCGATGCGTGCTAATCGCTTAAATTTGCCGACAGATAAATTAAATATGTTATCTGAAACATCGGTTGAGCAAATTTGTAATCTAGCGGATCAGTTAAAACCTCAAATTATTGTAGTGGACTCGATTCAGGTTATGCATCTTTCGGATATTCAATCCTCTCCAGGAAGTGTGGCACAAGTGCGTGAATGTGCCTCTTTCCTGACTCGTTATGCGAAAACTCGACAAGTCGCCATCATTATGGTTGGACACGTCACGAAAGACGGCACTCTTGCGGGTCCGAAAGTATTGGAACATGCCATTGACTGTTCGTTATTGCTGGAAGGGGAGGCTGATTCCCGTTTCCGTACGTTACGTAGCCATAAAAACCGTTTTGGTGCGGTGAATGAGCTGGGCGTATTTGGTATGACCGAGCAAGGCTTGCGAGAGGTGAAAAACCCATCAGCGATTTTCTTAAGTCGAGGAGATGAACAAACACCGGGCAGTTCGGTCATGGTGCTTTGGGAAGGAACGCGTCCGCTTTTAGTCGAAATTCAAGCATTGGTGGATCATTCCATGCTTGCAAATCCGCGTCGTGTGGCGGTAGGGTTAGAGCAAAATCGTTTAGCCTTATTGCTTGCGGTATTGCATCGTCATGGTGGATTACAAATGTCGGATCAAGATGTTTTTGTGAATGTCGTTGGTGGGGTAAAAGTCGGGGAAACTGGAGCTGATCTTGCGTTATTACTTGCATTAATTTCGAGTTTTCGTAATCGCCCATTGCCACAAGATTTAGTTGTCTTTGGTGAAGTAGGGTTAGCGGGTGAAATTCGTCCGGTAACCAGTGGTCAAGAACGCATTAGTGAAGCGGCAAAACATGGTTTTAAACGCGCGATCGTGCCTTTTGCCAATAAGCCGAAAAGTGCGGTTGAAAATATGGAAGTTTTTACGGTGAAAAAACTCGCTGATGCGCTCGCCATTTTGGATAATTTCTAA
- a CDS encoding inorganic triphosphatase: MSNEVELKLAVTSDAFDTLKTHLNQFNILEQNTVFLGNTYFDYPDHFLAKQKMGLRVRQENNDFTLTLKTDGKVVGGLHSRPEYNLSLPDNSVPTTEQLTSLYPFENLPSATLQPIFSTDFNRTFWLIAFGASKIEVAFDQGKILSGEKIQPICEIEFELKEGLVSDLFHFVSLLPFEQDIYFSSASKAKRGYQLGSKPLLIDWLNKWRDFLKEEREGSAVDSREQLSAVMKMEQQLIEETLSFPTDVFAFDFMKTVERVGAFFNLYHYYDDNKALFEKLEENRSAELLASNQFFLNEIKGLITFHSETKDNFQTIEKLKALLKSRAYFERMLGLMMLMA, encoded by the coding sequence ATGAGTAATGAAGTTGAATTAAAGCTTGCAGTTACCTCTGATGCTTTCGATACCCTAAAAACACATCTCAATCAATTCAATATTTTAGAGCAAAATACAGTCTTTCTGGGAAATACCTATTTCGATTATCCTGACCATTTTTTGGCTAAACAAAAAATGGGATTGCGTGTCCGTCAGGAAAATAATGATTTCACACTCACTTTAAAAACAGACGGAAAAGTGGTTGGTGGATTGCATAGCCGTCCAGAATACAATTTATCTCTACCTGATAATTCAGTACCCACAACGGAACAGTTAACCTCATTGTATCCATTTGAAAACTTACCTTCCGCTACATTACAACCGATTTTCTCAACAGATTTTAACCGCACTTTCTGGTTAATTGCGTTTGGTGCATCAAAAATTGAAGTAGCCTTTGATCAAGGGAAAATTTTATCGGGAGAAAAAATACAGCCTATTTGTGAAATTGAATTTGAATTAAAAGAAGGGCTCGTTTCAGATCTTTTCCATTTTGTCTCACTTTTACCTTTTGAACAGGATATTTATTTTAGTTCAGCAAGCAAAGCGAAACGAGGCTATCAATTAGGTAGCAAACCACTGCTGATTGATTGGTTAAACAAATGGCGTGATTTCTTAAAAGAGGAACGTGAGGGAAGTGCGGTTGATTCTCGCGAACAATTAAGTGCTGTCATGAAAATGGAACAGCAATTGATTGAAGAAACCCTCTCATTTCCAACTGATGTGTTTGCGTTTGATTTTATGAAAACTGTTGAACGTGTGGGCGCATTTTTCAATCTTTATCATTATTATGATGACAACAAAGCCCTGTTTGAAAAACTGGAAGAAAATCGATCAGCTGAGTTATTAGCAAGTAATCAATTTTTTCTTAATGAAATAAAAGGCTTGATTACCTTTCATAGTGAAACAAAGGATAATTTTCAAACTATTGAGAAGCTAAAAGCGTTGTTAAAGAGCCGCGCGTATTTTGAAAGAATGCTTGGCTTAATGATGTTGATGGCGTAA
- a CDS encoding TIGR00153 family protein, protein MAMNNILGLFAHSPLKPLQKHSDKVTECCDLLIPFFQHTFVKQWDDAEKTRLDISQCEREADSLKREIRLKLPRGLFLPIDRTDLLELVTQQDKLANYAKDIAGRMIGRQFGIPEEMQEEFLHYVKRSLDSIHQAHLVIEEMDKLLETGFKGRELKLVNHMIQELDSIEDDTDQMQIKLRKMLYTIESRYNPIDVMFLYKIIEWVGVLADQAQRVGSRIELMLARS, encoded by the coding sequence ATGGCAATGAATAATATTCTCGGATTATTTGCCCATTCTCCTTTAAAACCACTGCAGAAACATTCTGACAAAGTGACTGAATGTTGTGATTTATTAATTCCATTCTTCCAACATACCTTTGTAAAACAATGGGATGATGCAGAAAAAACACGTCTAGACATTTCTCAATGTGAACGTGAAGCAGATAGTTTAAAACGCGAAATCCGTTTGAAATTGCCTCGCGGTTTATTTTTACCCATTGATCGTACCGACTTACTCGAATTAGTTACCCAACAAGACAAATTAGCTAACTATGCTAAAGACATTGCTGGTCGTATGATTGGTCGCCAATTTGGAATTCCTGAAGAAATGCAGGAAGAATTTTTGCACTATGTGAAACGTAGTTTAGATTCTATTCATCAAGCTCATTTAGTGATTGAAGAAATGGATAAACTACTTGAAACCGGTTTTAAAGGTCGTGAATTAAAGTTAGTAAACCATATGATTCAAGAGCTAGACAGCATTGAAGATGATACGGATCAAATGCAAATTAAATTGCGTAAAATGCTCTACACGATTGAAAGTCGTTATAACCCTATTGATGTAATGTTCTTATATAAAATCATCGAATGGGTAGGCGTATTAGCCGATCAAGCTCAACGTGTAGGATCTCGCATTGAATTGATGCTAGCCCGTTCCTAA
- a CDS encoding inorganic phosphate transporter produces the protein MEIINAYGSWLVLITAVFGFFMAFGIGANDVSNSMGTSVGSGTITAKQAIIIALIFESAGAYLAGGEVTETIKSGVIDPTQFVEMPDVLALGMLSALFASGAWLFIATKMGWPVSGTHTIIGALIGFACITIGPSSVDWSTIGGIVGSWFITPVIAGLLAYTIFASIQKLIFDTEEPLKNAQKYGPYYMAITVFVLCIVTMAKGLKHVGLNLSNNETLVISLLISVVGMIFCHFYFRSNTFTAKARKGSFGSVEKIFSILMLLTACAMAFAHGSNDVANAIGPLSSVVSIVQNGGKILSGGDLAWWILPLGALGIAVGLIAMGQKVMATVGSGITDLTPSRGFAAQFATAMTVVVASGTGLPISTTQTLVGAILGIGFARGIAALNLTVIRNIISSWVVTLPAGAFFAIVIFYILRAIFH, from the coding sequence ATGGAAATTATTAATGCATACGGTTCGTGGTTAGTCTTAATTACCGCGGTATTCGGTTTTTTTATGGCATTTGGTATTGGTGCCAACGACGTATCAAACTCAATGGGCACCTCGGTTGGTTCGGGTACCATTACAGCCAAACAAGCAATTATTATTGCCCTCATTTTTGAATCTGCCGGGGCTTATTTAGCCGGCGGTGAAGTAACAGAAACCATCAAAAGTGGTGTAATCGATCCCACTCAATTCGTCGAGATGCCTGATGTATTGGCATTAGGGATGCTTTCTGCACTCTTTGCATCGGGTGCTTGGTTGTTTATCGCGACAAAAATGGGTTGGCCTGTTTCTGGTACCCATACCATTATCGGAGCTTTAATTGGTTTTGCTTGTATTACAATTGGTCCAAGTTCTGTTGACTGGTCTACCATCGGTGGGATCGTTGGAAGTTGGTTTATCACTCCTGTGATTGCTGGGCTCTTAGCTTATACCATCTTTGCAAGTATCCAGAAGCTCATATTCGATACCGAAGAACCGCTGAAAAACGCACAAAAATATGGCCCTTACTACATGGCGATTACTGTATTCGTACTTTGTATCGTGACCATGGCGAAAGGGTTAAAACACGTTGGTTTAAATCTTTCCAACAATGAAACTCTCGTTATTTCATTACTTATCAGTGTTGTTGGTATGATTTTCTGCCATTTTTACTTCCGCAGTAACACCTTTACCGCAAAAGCAAGAAAAGGATCGTTCGGATCAGTAGAAAAGATTTTTAGTATCTTAATGCTTTTAACCGCTTGTGCAATGGCGTTCGCACATGGTTCTAATGACGTAGCCAATGCAATTGGTCCGCTTTCTTCTGTGGTATCAATCGTGCAAAATGGCGGGAAGATCCTGAGTGGTGGTGATTTAGCTTGGTGGATTTTACCTTTAGGTGCATTAGGTATCGCCGTTGGTCTTATCGCAATGGGACAAAAAGTAATGGCAACCGTAGGATCGGGTATTACCGATTTAACCCCAAGTCGTGGTTTTGCTGCACAATTTGCAACTGCGATGACTGTTGTTGTGGCATCTGGTACAGGTTTACCAATCTCCACTACACAAACCTTAGTGGGCGCAATCTTAGGTATCGGTTTCGCACGTGGTATTGCAGCGCTTAACTTAACGGTTATCCGTAATATCATTAGTTCATGGGTTGTGACATTACCTGCTGGTGCATTCTTTGCGATTGTGATTTTCTATATCCTTCGCGCGATTTTCCACTAG
- a CDS encoding TIGR04211 family SH3 domain-containing protein: MSKVSKLLFSCVLLGSTIGTVQAETQYVTENLNTYLRRGAGDQFKIAGAIQSGEAVTVLEQQGKYTLIRDNKNREAWILTSELSSTPSSREENPKLKAQVQELTLKLNRVDSDWQQRTNEIQRRSKQAEQQSSELLEQNSQLKRELEMTKNKNRDLEAMLDANKREIAIQWFIYGGSVLGVGLLIGLVLPHILPRRKRRDNW; this comes from the coding sequence ATGTCAAAAGTGAGCAAACTTTTATTTTCTTGTGTTCTATTGGGCTCAACCATTGGAACAGTACAGGCTGAAACGCAATATGTGACAGAAAATCTGAACACCTATTTACGCCGTGGTGCGGGCGATCAATTTAAGATCGCGGGCGCAATCCAATCTGGCGAAGCAGTAACCGTTTTGGAACAACAAGGGAAATACACCCTAATTCGTGATAATAAAAACCGTGAAGCTTGGATTTTAACTTCTGAACTGAGCTCTACACCAAGTAGCCGTGAAGAAAATCCAAAATTAAAAGCACAGGTTCAAGAGCTAACCTTAAAACTGAATCGCGTCGATTCCGATTGGCAGCAACGCACAAACGAAATTCAACGCCGTAGCAAACAAGCGGAACAACAAAGCAGTGAATTGCTTGAACAAAATTCACAACTTAAACGTGAATTAGAAATGACGAAAAATAAAAATCGTGATTTAGAAGCCATGCTTGATGCCAATAAACGTGAAATTGCGATTCAATGGTTTATTTATGGCGGTTCTGTGTTGGGCGTAGGTTTGTTAATCGGCCTTGTATTACCTCACATTTTACCTAGACGTAAACGCCGTGATAACTGGTAA
- a CDS encoding multifunctional CCA addition/repair protein — MEIYLVGGAVRDQLLGLPIKDRDWVVVGATPEMLLAQGYQQVGKDFPVFLNPENHEEYALARTEQKSGKGYTGFICDFSDEITLEQDLIRRDLTINAIAQDKDGKLHDPYHGVEDIHQRILRHISPAFSEDPLRVLRVARFAARFHHLGFSIAEETLKLMAELTEQGELAHLTAERVWMETEKALNEPHPEIYFETLHQVGALKVLFPEIAALDGVPNPAKYHPEIDSFIHTMLVLQQAVKLTENTNLNKSAVRFAAICHDLGKALTPKEMWPSHHGHEKAGIKPTRSLCKRLRVPNYIQELSELTCEYHTHVHKALELRPETVVKLFNTFDVWRKPQRFEEFLLVCLSDTRGRTGFENKEYPQIDYLKALYQAALAVDVQQVIADGFEKQGIRDELTRRRITAVKAEKTRLNA, encoded by the coding sequence ATGGAAATTTATCTTGTCGGCGGTGCAGTACGTGATCAACTTCTAGGTTTGCCGATTAAAGATCGTGACTGGGTTGTCGTCGGAGCGACACCAGAAATGTTGTTAGCTCAAGGTTATCAACAAGTCGGCAAAGACTTCCCTGTTTTTCTCAATCCTGAAAACCATGAAGAATATGCACTCGCTCGTACAGAACAAAAATCAGGTAAAGGTTACACCGGATTTATTTGTGATTTTTCAGATGAGATTACGCTTGAACAAGATTTAATTCGCCGAGATCTTACTATCAATGCTATTGCACAAGACAAAGATGGCAAGCTGCACGATCCTTATCATGGTGTAGAAGATATTCACCAACGTATTTTACGTCATATTTCACCTGCATTTTCTGAAGATCCACTTCGTGTATTGCGTGTCGCACGCTTTGCGGCTCGCTTTCATCATTTAGGTTTCTCTATTGCAGAAGAAACCCTTAAATTAATGGCTGAACTCACTGAACAAGGCGAACTCGCCCACCTCACGGCTGAGCGCGTTTGGATGGAAACAGAAAAAGCATTAAACGAACCGCATCCTGAAATTTATTTTGAAACACTACATCAAGTCGGCGCACTCAAAGTGCTCTTCCCTGAAATTGCCGCCTTAGATGGTGTTCCGAATCCAGCCAAATATCATCCTGAAATTGACAGCTTTATTCATACCATGCTCGTATTGCAGCAAGCCGTTAAACTCACAGAGAATACGAATTTGAATAAAAGTGCGGTCCGTTTTGCCGCAATTTGTCATGATCTTGGCAAAGCCCTTACACCAAAAGAAATGTGGCCAAGTCATCATGGTCATGAAAAAGCGGGGATTAAACCAACTCGTTCATTATGCAAACGTCTTAGAGTGCCTAATTATATTCAAGAATTATCCGAGTTAACTTGTGAATATCACACGCATGTGCATAAAGCCTTAGAACTTCGCCCTGAAACAGTGGTGAAACTCTTTAATACGTTTGATGTTTGGCGTAAACCTCAGCGCTTCGAAGAATTTCTATTAGTATGTTTATCTGATACTCGCGGGCGAACGGGATTTGAAAATAAAGAATATCCGCAAATTGATTATCTCAAAGCGCTTTATCAAGCCGCCCTTGCTGTTGATGTACAGCAAGTCATTGCAGATGGTTTTGAAAAACAAGGTATTCGAGATGAATTAACGCGTCGAAGAATTACCGCGGTGAAAGCGGAGAAAACACGCTTAAATGCTTAA
- the lolB gene encoding lipoprotein insertase outer membrane protein LolB: MKLLKSLLAPVFASVILSACTLDAERPTDVQHIDKNDITWQQHLKKIKQIQSYSTKGQIGYISPQERFSSRFEWQYQNPKAYKLKLYSLISKTTLTMEMHPNGMTISDNKGNQQSDKNAKLLLREIIGMDVPLEHLSYWLKGQPADNADYQVGTNHLLSEFSYPLDGSIWTADYLSYHPDNSMPENILLKNKSTSQTLKIRVDEWAF, encoded by the coding sequence ATGAAATTATTAAAATCTCTTCTAGCACCTGTATTTGCAAGTGTGATCTTATCCGCTTGTACTCTTGATGCAGAGCGCCCAACAGATGTTCAACATATCGATAAAAACGATATTACGTGGCAACAACACCTCAAAAAAATCAAACAAATTCAATCTTATAGCACCAAAGGACAAATTGGTTATATCAGTCCACAAGAGCGTTTTTCGAGCCGCTTTGAATGGCAATATCAAAACCCGAAAGCCTATAAGTTAAAACTTTATTCTCTGATCAGCAAAACAACGCTAACCATGGAAATGCATCCAAATGGCATGACCATTTCAGATAATAAAGGCAACCAACAATCTGATAAAAACGCCAAATTATTGTTACGAGAAATCATCGGAATGGATGTGCCATTAGAGCATTTATCTTATTGGTTAAAAGGTCAGCCAGCGGATAACGCGGATTATCAAGTTGGAACTAATCATCTTTTATCCGAATTTAGCTACCCGCTTGATGGTTCGATTTGGACAGCTGATTATCTAAGCTATCATCCAGATAATTCGATGCCTGAAAATATTCTGTTAAAGAATAAAAGTACATCACAAACCCTAAAAA